The Lepeophtheirus salmonis chromosome 1, UVic_Lsal_1.4, whole genome shotgun sequence genome has a segment encoding these proteins:
- the LOC121131957 gene encoding N-fatty-acyl-amino acid synthase/hydrolase PM20D1 → MPKSITHNGYILPSSNANGKRYQTSKESKRCCNRRSILCCSSVFCIPILILVGLLLALVFNAFMIVDPFELNTSIIQETGGLPSYVQPSNDVRYDRAKRLSEALKYKTVSYGENDSETGEILEFHSFLQKSFPLLYDSPHVTVERVHTYSLLYRIEGKDPIGIKYPYLLCGHLDVVPEGKNSWSHPPFEGYIGPGSELDDEGDEDYVWGRGALDNKNAVMGIMEALNLALAEGNRPKRTVYIAFGHDEEVGGRRGAKYISKRLEELLESNGESLHFILDEGTLILDKFFSAIESPFAYISVMEKGMLDLELKVEGNQTHSSFPPYETPIGILSEAMSNLEYNEQPARFGNGIEEEMVNYLRPHSSFVGKLILGNLWLFRPLISYIASLNPTTDALQRTTTALTKFDAGVKNNVIPGVAKAIVNHRIYQGEDLETVLQRDIDTISNERVTINVLHHVDPSPVSEYGNDHVPFQILANAVKSVYPETLITPGPMVGATDSRHYLDLTNSIYRFSPFIVTSKEFTRIHGIDENLS, encoded by the exons ATGCCTAAATCCATAACACACAACGGATATATCCTTCCCTCCTCTAATGCGAATGGAAAAAGATATCAAACATCAAAAGAGTCCAAGCGTTGTTGCAATCGACGGTCCATTCTTTGCTGCAGCAGCGTGTTCTGCATTCCAATAttaatccttgttggactgcTTTTGGCCCTAGTGTTTAATGCTTTCATGATTGTGGAtccatttgaattaaataccaGTATTATACAAGAGACTGGAGGTCTTCCATCATATGTTCAACCTAGTAATGACGTACGCTACGACAGAGCTAAAAGACTTAGTGAGGCTCTCAAATACAAAACTGTCTCCTATGGAGAAAATGATTCTGAGACAGGGGAAATCCTTGAGTTTCATAGTTTCCTTCAAAAATCATTTCCACTCCTCTATGATAGTCCTCATGTGACTGTCGAACGTGTTCATACCTACAGTCTTCTCTACAGAATTGAAGGAAAGGATCCTATTGGAATTAAATATCCCTATTTGCTCTGTGGACATCTTGATGTTGTTCCTGAAGGGAAGAACTCTTGGTCTCATCCACCATTTGAAGGATATATAGGACCAGGAAGTGAGCTGGATGATGAAGGAGATGAGGACTATGTTTGGGGCCGTGGTGCACTTGATAATAAAAATGCAGTTATGGGCATTATGGAAGCCCTGAACCTTGCTCTGGCTGAAGGGAATAGACCCAAAAGAACCGTCTATATTGCGTTTGGTCATGATGAGGAAGTTGGAGGTAGACGAGGCGCCAAGTACATTTCAAAACGACTCGAGGAATTACTTGAATCAAATGGGGAATCATTACATTTCATCCTGGATGAAGGTACTTTGATATTGGATAAGTTCTTTTCTGCAATTGAAAGCCCTTTTGCTTATATCTCTGTTATGGAGAAAGGAATGCTTGATCTAGAGTTGAAG GTTGAAGGCAATCAAACCCATTCATCATTTCCACCTTACGAAACACCTATCGGAATACTCAGTGAAGCCATGTCCAATTTGGAATACAATGAACAGCCAGCACGCTTTGGGAACGGAATCGAAGAGGAAATGGTCAATTACCTTCGTCCACATTCAAGCTTtgttggaaaattaattttaggaaaCTTGTGGCTCTTTCGTCCTCTTATTTCCTATATTGCAAGCCTCAATCCTACTACAGATGCACTTCAACGCACCACAACTGCActcacaaaatttgatgcaggAGTAAAGAACAATGTTATTCCTGGTGTAGCTAAAGCTATCGTGAATCATCGGATATATCAGGGAGAAGACTTGGAAACCGTCTTACAAAGGGACATCGACACTATATCCAATGAGCGCGTCACGATCAATGTATTACACCATGTTGATCCTTCTCCTGTATCTGAATATGGAAATGATCATGTaccttttcaaattttag caAATGCAGTCAAATCCGTATATCCAGAAACTCTAATAACCCCTGGACCCATGGTTGGAGCTACGGATTCTCGACACTATTTGGATCTGACAAATAGTATATATCGATTCTCTCCCTTTATTGTCACATCAAAAGAATTTACTCGAATCCATGGGATTGATGAAAATCTCagttaa